CACCTGCACTATCAGTTACCGACGCTCTAGCGACTGCCAATAAAGTACAAGTCATACCGGGTTATTCtcttatttaaatttagatatatttattgtagtaCAAAGATAAACTGAACTCAAACATAGAACTTGATGTAGCAAAACTGACAAGAGAACAAACCGAGTTGTCGTCCTCGGTTGTAAATGAAACGGTAGTCATGACGGCCACTGCCCCAGAACTGTCAAAGTCGGATTTCTTTGACTTCGTGACGTCGAACGAGGTTACTGATGCCCAGTACAAACAACAGATGCGTTCTGTGAATGTGTTCATGGAATCACCCGACTCGAGGTCAAATCCGCTGCTCTCAGAAGAGCCTAAAGAACAGAACAACAACAGTTTACTAAGTGTCACCAGCGCGCAGGTCGGCGCCAATGCAAGTATGGCCACTGCCACTACGTCTACCACGTTACAGAGTTTTGACTCTATTTGGAACGTGGATCGCGACCGTGATCGCCTAGATAATGCCATGTTAGAGGATctcaacaaattttattggaacCAAGAAAGCGATATCAATGGCACACATCCCTGCACGGACACGgctatttcaaacaaattgaTTAACAACACGGACGGACAAATATATACGCTAACAGTTCTCAATCACGACATGACTGAAACTAGCTCAAACCGGTACTGGGGTAAGGAGGAAGACGTCTCCATGTCAAGTCCTACTGACATGGAGACCCACAGCTccttagaccttgagtccattttaaatatgaatggaTTCTCCAATGATTTTAATCAAGAATTACCAAAAGTAGAAGGTTTTAGTTACGAAGACGGTGATTCAGAAAGCCAAAACCCTGATTTGACTACAAGTGATTTAGTAAAAGTTGAACCTTATAGTTACGAAGAAAGTGAATTTCAAGCAAGTGACAAAAAAGACGAATCTTCTCTTAGTCCATCCATAATCACAACACCTGCGTTATTAGACAGTCAAGTagaattcaataataataataatgattggaAAATCACAAACCAAAATCCAGAATCAAATGAATCGTTACTCAGAAGTGCTTTACAGGGAAAAGCTTTTATTAGATATAGTACTATACAGAAAAATCCAGTAGCAAAGGTCGATGTTAACAGTGAAGTGAAGAGAGTGATCactataaacaataacaaacctGATGTCCCATCCATGTATCAGGACAGCAAAGACATGGCCGAAACAGAGCTATTAATGTCCATCTCTCCGCAAAATCGTTTAAATATTTCGATTCTACTAGAAGACCCCAATACCACAGTAGTGTCAAACGGAGAAAACCCTTCGTCTACGCAGAGTGTTGACGATATTTTATTATCCAGGTTAGATACCAACTATCCCGAAgattatgaaaaattaaaaaggaTAGCTACTGAACTCGGAGAGTCAATGCAACCCTTTTGTACCGTAGAACCTATTGACCCCACGCGTAGTGTGTACAACATACATCACGTAAACGGCGAACTGGTGACTATGATCCCCGCCGGGGAAGTTCAATTGAATCCCCATTTACAAATAGTGACCGCATCACCGACCGTGACGAGCACAAAAACtggaagtaaaaaatattccaaaagaCCACAAAGTAAGAATCCGCCGCCGACGGCGCAAGCGCAGTCGGGTACAGCCATTCAAGCGGCCACGTCCACGTCGAACGGTGTGAGGAAGGAGAGATCACTTCACTACTGTTCGATCTGTTCGAAGGGATTCAAGGACAAGTACTCAGTGAACGTGCACGTGAGGACGCACACGGGCGAGAAACCGTTCACGTGTTCGCTGTGCGGCAAGAGCTTCCGGCAGAAGGCGCACCTCGCGAAGCACTACCAGACGCACATCGCGCAGAAGAGTGCTGCCGCTAACGGTGCCGTCAAGCCCAACAAGCAGAGGTAACAGCCCTCGCGCCACCTCGCGCCACCACGCGCCACCTCGCGCCACCTCGCGCCACCTCGCGCCACTCGCGCGCAGACCGCACACGACGCTCTCATAGTCAATTGAACTTTGTCATGGTGATATCAtaacaaatgtattttcttaATCGATACTTAAAGGCTGAAAATATCACAGACGAATTTGGTAAGGTgctaataaagtaataatttataggAAAATAAGACAGTTACGAAAGAAATATGTGAAGGTTCTCGGCCGTTAATCTTAATTgttaatttgtatgtaattatccGCCCGTTACCGTATACATTTTAGCTTTAGCTAAGAACAGATTTAAGTGTTTTACAAGATTATAAAATCGAATTACATTCCATATTTATAGTCATAAATACTAGTTTATGTTAGAAGTCATATAATATGCAACGTCTTATTATGCATTTTGGTATAAGTAGGTAGATATCTAACATTAGTTCCTTGATACTCATGCCACCGCGATACAACTCAATTGAAGAAGTCTGTTTGTTTCCTGCGTGGATTATCGACGATATGTCTCAAAGTAACATCAGATAAATAGTGAACAATGATGTGCAGTGCTGGTGTTACTGGTCGCCTCGGCGCTCGAGTAATTTCTCCCGCTGTGCGGCCGACTGaactttctaaaaataaaagagtAAAAGACCGAGTATTCAGAACCCACCATCTTTCACCGCTCATCTATCGCATCTTAACGCTGTGCTTCTCTCGGCACGGACACTTCATGAATGTTGTTTTTTTCGAGCATGGCGGTGCTATCATTTTCGACATTTCTATTTACTCAGAGCCACTTCGAGATGTCTTAGATAACATGTTGTACAAAAAGTCAAATAGTGGcgctattattataatgtactcCTTGGTAATTGGAACGTAATAGCTTGTTCGGGACGGGTGGGACCATTATTCGAGTGTCCATATCGGACGATGCGACGCAGTGAACGGTTTCTCATTCCCAATATTACATCTTTCGCCTCATACTGGGAGAGGCCTGATTGCCCTCAGATTGCTATAAATTAGAAATACAAGTGGTGTTTCAATCGCGGTCTTTAAAATTGTGCTCCCTTTCTCGTCTAACAAATTGGCCTTTCTTTGTTCCGTCCGTGTGTTTATAACACAGGGCCTCGCCCTctcattatttatatatctcCCTAGATAGTTGATTAGACATTGTTTGCCGTCGAACACCTATATAggtaatcattatttatgtccTCTTATTATTAGCTATCGGTTATTAACCATGAAACTGTAATCTTGAAGATGAAAGTACATGAAAGTATCGTGCATGCTCACCTTCTACTAAGTGAAAGTAATTACTTCATATAAACatcatttttatctttttccCTGACATTTCCACACTATCTACAAACTCGGGCAGGTGCACCTACTATTACAGGTGGACGATGACAGAGTGCTATTGTTTTTCCTCAATTCGTGTACGCTT
Above is a window of Anticarsia gemmatalis isolate Benzon Research Colony breed Stoneville strain chromosome 2, ilAntGemm2 primary, whole genome shotgun sequence DNA encoding:
- the LOC142982681 gene encoding uncharacterized protein LOC142982681, whose protein sequence is MTATAPELSKSDFFDFVTSNEVTDAQYKQQMRSVNVFMESPDSRSNPLLSEEPKEQNNNSLLSVTSAQVGANASMATATTSTTLQSFDSIWNVDRDRDRLDNAMLEDLNKFYWNQESDINGTHPCTDTAISNKLINNTDGQIYTLTVLNHDMTETSSNRYWGKEEDVSMSSPTDMETHSSLDLESILNMNGFSNDFNQELPKVEGFSYEDGDSESQNPDLTTSDLVKVEPYSYEESEFQASDKKDESSLSPSIITTPALLDSQVEFNNNNNDWKITNQNPESNESLLRSALQGKAFIRYSTIQKNPVAKVDVNSEVKRVITINNNKPDVPSMYQDSKDMAETELLMSISPQNRLNISILLEDPNTTVVSNGENPSSTQSVDDILLSRLDTNYPEDYEKLKRIATELGESMQPFCTVEPIDPTRSVYNIHHVNGELVTMIPAGEVQLNPHLQIVTASPTVTSTKTGSKKYSKRPQSKNPPPTAQAQSGTAIQAATSTSNGVRKERSLHYCSICSKGFKDKYSVNVHVRTHTGEKPFTCSLCGKSFRQKAHLAKHYQTHIAQKSAAANGAVKPNKQR